A stretch of the Psychroserpens sp. Hel_I_66 genome encodes the following:
- a CDS encoding DUF2480 family protein, producing MQEEIINRVALSKLMVVDLEDYYPDGERVSFDIKDWLYEGFVLREKEFRQLVSDYDWSQHNNQFVALTCSSDAIIPAWAYMLLTIELQPFAKKVNIGDLEALEASIYQDIINNLDVEPYQDKPLIIKGCAHKPVPSNAYIMLSSKLKPVAKSIMYGEACSSVPLFKRK from the coding sequence ATGCAAGAAGAGATAATAAATAGAGTCGCATTAAGTAAGCTTATGGTAGTTGATTTGGAAGACTACTACCCAGATGGAGAACGTGTGAGCTTTGATATAAAAGATTGGTTATACGAGGGTTTTGTTTTAAGAGAAAAAGAGTTTAGACAATTGGTTAGTGATTATGATTGGTCTCAACATAATAATCAATTCGTAGCCTTAACGTGCTCTTCAGATGCCATAATTCCTGCTTGGGCTTATATGTTGTTGACTATAGAACTACAGCCATTTGCTAAAAAAGTTAATATTGGAGACTTAGAAGCTCTAGAAGCTTCAATTTATCAAGATATTATAAATAATCTAGATGTTGAGCCTTATCAAGATAAACCGTTAATCATCAAAGGCTGCGCGCACAAACCAGTGCCTTCAAATGCTTATATTATGTTATCAAGCAAGTTAAAGCCTGTTGCCAAATCAATAATGTATGGTGAGGCCTGTTCTTCGGTTCCGTTATTCAAAAGAAAATAA
- a CDS encoding ABC transporter ATP-binding protein yields MPRQKPKSITEGNKVNLKGSFKALVYIPRFFKEIWNTNKKLFLGSAFCRLIAAVLPVMILWVGKIIIDEIVLQAKADISDLSKLWLYVGIEFGLIILSDLISRAISLTDGLLGDAYSINSSVNIIKKTNKIDISLLEDSEFYDKLERARTQTTGRVGLMSNALGEIQSLISIATLVAGLIYFEPYLIILLVISIIPSFINEIWFSQRQYSLARGWTTERRELDYLRYIGANNETAKEIKLFGLTDFIVDRFKNLSQEYYDLNKNLAIKRSALGFLFNVLGTLSYYGAYVFIIYRVVTGMITLGELTFLSGSFNRLTRNLQDFFSKFTRITESALYLKDYFEFIDLSIQPKHIEDQPIPTKIKTGFVFKDVFFSYPGSDVNILKGASFNLSAGEKLAFVGQNGAGKTTLTKLLLRFYEPTSGEILLDGVNINRFNKAEYQEFFGVIFQDFFKYEFTAKENIAIGKIDEIDNLEKIKNAAELSLASEVISELKKGYNQQLGKRFAKGQDLSGGQWQKVALARAYMKDAEVMILDEPTSALDAKAESEVFQRFIALTKNKTSIIISHRFSTVRQADRILVLEEGKVLEIGTHEELMVNDSLYAELFALQAEGYQ; encoded by the coding sequence ATGCCTAGACAAAAACCTAAATCTATAACAGAGGGCAATAAAGTAAACCTCAAAGGTTCCTTTAAAGCACTAGTTTATATTCCGAGGTTTTTTAAGGAAATCTGGAACACCAACAAAAAGCTTTTTCTTGGATCTGCTTTTTGTCGTTTAATAGCTGCAGTTTTACCCGTAATGATCTTATGGGTTGGTAAAATTATCATAGATGAGATTGTATTACAGGCAAAGGCAGATATATCAGACCTATCTAAACTTTGGCTTTATGTAGGTATAGAGTTTGGTCTCATTATTCTTTCAGATTTAATAAGTCGTGCAATCTCATTAACAGACGGGCTTTTGGGAGATGCCTATTCTATAAATTCTTCAGTAAATATTATAAAAAAGACCAATAAGATTGATATTAGTCTTTTAGAGGATTCCGAATTTTACGATAAATTAGAACGAGCAAGAACACAAACCACAGGACGAGTAGGTTTAATGTCTAATGCACTTGGTGAAATCCAAAGTCTTATTTCTATTGCGACCTTGGTTGCTGGTCTTATTTATTTTGAGCCTTATTTAATTATACTTCTCGTCATTAGTATTATTCCATCATTTATAAATGAAATTTGGTTTAGCCAAAGACAATACTCACTTGCTAGAGGTTGGACAACAGAACGTCGCGAACTCGATTATCTAAGATACATTGGAGCCAATAATGAAACCGCAAAGGAGATTAAACTCTTTGGTCTCACAGATTTTATTGTGGACCGTTTCAAAAATCTCTCTCAAGAATATTATGACCTCAATAAAAATCTAGCAATAAAGCGTTCTGCTTTAGGATTTTTGTTTAATGTATTGGGAACTTTGAGCTATTATGGAGCTTATGTTTTTATAATCTATAGAGTTGTAACTGGCATGATCACATTAGGGGAACTTACGTTTTTATCGGGCTCTTTTAATAGGTTAACCAGAAATTTACAAGACTTCTTTTCTAAATTTACCAGAATTACAGAAAGCGCATTATACTTAAAAGACTATTTTGAATTTATAGATCTTTCAATACAACCAAAGCATATTGAAGACCAGCCAATACCAACGAAGATAAAAACGGGCTTTGTATTTAAAGACGTCTTTTTTTCTTACCCAGGATCTGATGTAAACATTTTAAAGGGAGCATCATTTAATTTAAGTGCAGGAGAAAAACTAGCTTTTGTTGGTCAAAACGGTGCAGGAAAAACAACCTTAACCAAACTTCTACTTCGGTTTTACGAGCCAACATCTGGAGAAATCCTATTGGATGGCGTTAATATTAACAGGTTCAATAAAGCAGAATATCAAGAATTTTTCGGAGTGATTTTTCAGGATTTCTTCAAATATGAATTTACTGCCAAAGAAAATATCGCCATTGGCAAAATAGATGAAATAGATAATCTTGAAAAAATTAAAAATGCTGCGGAATTGAGCTTGGCAAGTGAAGTCATTTCAGAATTAAAAAAAGGCTATAACCAACAGTTGGGTAAACGATTTGCCAAAGGTCAAGATCTGTCGGGAGGTCAATGGCAAAAAGTAGCGTTGGCAAGAGCTTACATGAAAGATGCCGAAGTAATGATACTAGACGAGCCAACATCTGCGTTGGATGCAAAAGCAGAAAGTGAGGTTTTTCAGCGATTTATTGCATTGACCAAAAACAAAACGAGTATCATCATTTCTCATAGATTTTCTACCGTTAGACAAGCAGATAGAATTCTTGTATTGGAAGAAGGTAAAGTTTTAGAAATAGGAACACACGAAGAATTAATGGTAAATGATTCTTTATATGCTGAGTTATTTGCTTTGCAGGCAGAAGGTTATCAATAA
- a CDS encoding DUF59 domain-containing protein — protein MSDTAIDTNLLGEKIVRVLKTIYDPEIPVDIYELGLIYDVFVNEDYEVKILMTLTTPNCPVAETLPLEVEEKVKSLNDVKNAEVEITFDPPWTQDLMSEEAKLELGML, from the coding sequence ATGAGCGATACAGCAATAGATACAAACCTTTTAGGTGAAAAAATAGTGAGAGTCTTAAAAACTATTTACGATCCCGAAATCCCAGTAGATATTTACGAACTTGGTCTTATTTACGATGTCTTTGTAAATGAAGATTACGAAGTAAAAATATTAATGACCTTAACAACCCCAAACTGTCCAGTAGCAGAAACTTTACCTTTAGAAGTGGAAGAGAAAGTAAAATCCCTTAATGACGTAAAAAACGCTGAGGTAGAGATTACATTTGATCCACCATGGACGCAAGATCTAATGAGTGAAGAAGCTAAATTAGAACTGGGAATGCTTTAA
- a CDS encoding SufE family protein, whose amino-acid sequence MTITEIQDEIIDEFSFFEDWEERYQYMIDLGKTLPLIDPEYKTEDNIIKGCQSKVWVHAEMNDNKVIFTADSDAIITKGIIAILIRAFSNQQPKAIIESDTDFIDKIGLKEHLSPTRANGLVSMIKKIKMYAIAYQAQLN is encoded by the coding sequence ATGACAATTACAGAAATACAGGACGAAATAATAGACGAATTCTCATTTTTTGAAGATTGGGAAGAACGCTATCAATATATGATTGACCTTGGCAAGACATTGCCTCTAATTGATCCAGAATATAAAACCGAAGATAATATCATCAAAGGATGCCAAAGTAAAGTTTGGGTGCATGCAGAGATGAATGATAATAAAGTCATATTCACAGCAGATAGTGATGCGATTATCACAAAAGGAATTATCGCCATTTTAATCAGGGCATTTTCCAATCAACAACCCAAAGCAATAATTGAGAGCGATACAGATTTTATTGATAAAATCGGTTTGAAAGAACATTTATCACCTACACGAGCTAACGGTCTGGTGAGCATGATAAAAAAAATAAAAATGTATGCCATCGCATACCAAGCACAACTGAATTAA
- a CDS encoding aminotransferase class V-fold PLP-dependent enzyme encodes MIDVKKIRKDFPILNRKVNGKPLIYFDNAATSQTPKQVIDVIVDYYSNYNANIHRGVHTLSQEATDLYEAARLKIQAHFNAKHSYEIILTSGTTHGINLIASSFSSELKKGDEVLVSALEHHSNIVPWQMLCERTGAILKVIPMNQNGELIMSDYEALLSEKTKLVFVNHISNALGTINPIKKMIALAHQVGAAVLVDGAQSCPHLKTDVQDLDVDFYVTSAHKMCGPTGIGMLYGKEEWLNKLPPYQGGGEMIDQVSFEKTTYAGLPHKFEAGTPNICGGIAFGAAVDYMNGIGFENIAKYEHELLEYATEALLTIEGLKIYGTAKEKTSVISFNLKGIHPYDIGTILDKMGIAVRTGHHCAQPVMDFYKIPGTVRASFAFYNTKEEIDALVEGVKKAKMMLS; translated from the coding sequence ATGATAGACGTAAAAAAAATAAGAAAAGACTTCCCAATCCTAAACCGAAAGGTTAACGGGAAACCCCTAATCTATTTCGATAATGCTGCAACCTCGCAAACGCCAAAACAGGTGATTGATGTTATTGTAGATTACTATTCAAATTACAATGCCAATATTCACAGAGGAGTTCATACTTTGAGTCAAGAAGCTACCGATTTATACGAGGCTGCAAGACTAAAAATACAAGCGCATTTTAATGCAAAACATAGCTATGAGATTATATTAACTTCGGGAACTACTCACGGTATCAATTTAATTGCAAGTAGTTTTTCTTCGGAATTAAAAAAAGGCGATGAAGTCTTGGTTTCTGCATTAGAACATCATAGCAATATTGTGCCATGGCAAATGTTGTGTGAGCGCACAGGAGCCATTTTAAAAGTCATTCCCATGAATCAAAATGGGGAACTGATTATGAGTGATTACGAAGCATTGCTTTCAGAAAAAACAAAATTGGTGTTTGTCAATCATATTTCAAATGCTTTAGGAACGATTAATCCTATCAAGAAAATGATAGCATTGGCACATCAAGTTGGTGCAGCAGTTTTGGTTGATGGAGCACAATCTTGTCCGCATTTAAAAACAGACGTCCAGGATTTAGATGTCGATTTTTATGTCACTTCTGCCCACAAAATGTGTGGACCAACAGGTATTGGTATGCTTTACGGAAAAGAAGAATGGCTCAACAAACTTCCTCCTTACCAAGGCGGTGGCGAAATGATAGATCAAGTAAGTTTTGAGAAAACAACTTATGCTGGTTTGCCACACAAATTTGAAGCTGGTACGCCAAATATTTGTGGAGGTATCGCTTTTGGCGCTGCTGTAGATTATATGAATGGTATTGGTTTTGAGAACATTGCAAAATATGAGCATGAGTTGTTGGAGTACGCTACAGAAGCATTATTAACTATAGAAGGACTAAAAATCTACGGAACAGCAAAAGAAAAAACATCGGTCATTTCTTTTAATTTAAAAGGTATTCATCCTTATGATATAGGCACCATATTAGATAAAATGGGAATTGCTGTTAGAACCGGTCACCACTGTGCACAACCTGTTATGGATTTTTATAAAATTCCAGGAACCGTTAGAGCGTCATTTGCATTTTACAATACAAAGGAAGAAATTGATGCTTTGGTTGAAGGTGTCAAGAAAGCTAAAATGATGTTGTCTTAA
- a CDS encoding PadR family transcriptional regulator, producing MYSKELTKGTLQPIILKLISSRDKMYGYEITQEVKKMTFGKIDISEGALYPILHKLEAKGILETEKVYIGKRVRKYYKVTKDGKEKVTEVTKEINDFMDTLHLIFNSEILKS from the coding sequence ATGTATAGCAAAGAACTCACAAAAGGAACATTACAACCTATCATTTTAAAATTGATAAGTAGCAGAGATAAAATGTACGGTTATGAGATTACCCAAGAGGTCAAAAAAATGACTTTTGGGAAAATTGATATTTCTGAAGGTGCCTTATATCCCATTCTTCATAAGCTCGAAGCCAAAGGGATACTTGAAACAGAGAAAGTTTATATAGGAAAACGCGTTAGAAAATATTACAAGGTTACAAAAGATGGCAAAGAAAAGGTAACAGAAGTCACTAAAGAAATCAATGATTTCATGGATACTTTACATCTTATTTTTAATTCTGAAATTTTAAAATCATGA
- a CDS encoding serine hydrolase domain-containing protein gives MKIFWVLFSICFSLFTNAQNNLRKTIDSILKIYDTNNEPGLSIRVIKQDSIVYSKSFGVANLDYNIKNTDSTIFSLGSISKQFTAAAIWSLIRDSKLSLEDNITSFFPDFPNYGRPIKIKHLLNHSSGIRNYHTTMFLSGFDYNNDYYDNTYVLNLVKRQKNLNNHPGEKIIYSNTNYNLLALIIEQVSNQNLDEYLKDKILKPLGMKDTFVRISHGTIVKNKAVGYQKQKDTYVFNSSNQLSYGAGSMGSHIKDMNIWMRMLNGDILEFKTLAQFLKTTEVLTSKQKAKYARGIMVDDYKGYKTLSHSGYGFGNQSHIITVPKEKIGIVILTNLESINPTPISYEILDLLLVSEENIKPNLIEDKISFEPQDLILFTGDYREINSDMTMRISEENDTLKAQGSMGNSKIPLLQNNTNEFVRRDAQNVKYNFEKTSHYDMVISFGGTPFYFKRANLINTNPENLIDYCGEFYSEELQTTYHFYIDKDQLKLSYKNNTAIALYPIEIDAFGNKDRTLYQFVKTKDSSEITGMFLSCDGQVSNIEFTKDQTQD, from the coding sequence TTGAAAATTTTTTGGGTTCTATTTTCTATATGTTTTAGTTTATTTACGAATGCTCAAAATAATCTAAGAAAAACCATTGATAGTATTTTAAAAATCTATGATACTAATAATGAGCCAGGATTATCCATTCGTGTTATTAAACAAGACTCTATAGTATATTCTAAAAGCTTTGGAGTCGCGAATTTAGATTACAACATAAAAAATACAGATTCTACTATTTTTAGCTTAGGATCAATAAGTAAACAATTTACCGCAGCTGCTATTTGGTCTTTAATTAGAGACTCTAAACTAAGTTTAGAAGATAATATCACTTCGTTTTTTCCAGATTTTCCAAACTACGGGAGACCCATAAAAATCAAACATCTACTTAACCATTCTAGTGGTATTAGAAATTATCATACCACCATGTTTTTATCTGGTTTTGATTATAATAATGATTATTATGATAATACTTATGTCCTTAATTTAGTTAAAAGACAAAAAAATCTCAACAATCATCCTGGTGAGAAAATCATATATTCAAATACAAATTACAATCTTTTAGCTTTAATTATTGAACAGGTTTCAAACCAAAATCTCGATGAGTATTTAAAAGATAAAATTCTTAAACCGTTAGGAATGAAGGACACTTTTGTAAGGATTTCCCATGGTACAATTGTTAAAAACAAAGCTGTTGGTTATCAAAAACAAAAAGATACTTATGTATTTAATTCATCAAATCAGTTGAGTTATGGCGCTGGAAGTATGGGAAGCCATATAAAAGATATGAATATTTGGATGAGAATGCTTAATGGAGATATCCTTGAGTTCAAAACATTAGCTCAATTTCTTAAAACAACCGAAGTACTGACCAGTAAACAAAAAGCCAAATATGCAAGAGGAATTATGGTAGACGATTACAAAGGTTATAAAACATTGAGCCATAGTGGATATGGCTTTGGAAATCAATCTCATATCATTACCGTTCCAAAAGAAAAGATTGGCATCGTAATTCTCACAAATTTGGAATCGATTAACCCAACTCCAATATCTTATGAAATTTTGGACTTGCTGCTCGTTTCCGAAGAAAACATAAAACCAAATTTGATAGAAGATAAAATTTCGTTTGAACCACAAGATTTGATACTCTTTACTGGAGATTACCGAGAAATCAACAGCGATATGACGATGCGAATTTCCGAAGAAAACGATACGCTTAAAGCTCAAGGATCTATGGGAAATAGCAAGATACCGCTACTACAAAATAACACCAATGAATTTGTGAGACGTGATGCTCAAAATGTAAAATATAATTTTGAAAAAACATCCCATTATGATATGGTTATATCATTTGGAGGAACTCCGTTTTACTTTAAACGTGCCAACCTAATAAACACAAATCCTGAAAATTTAATAGACTATTGTGGTGAATTTTATTCTGAAGAATTACAAACCACTTATCATTTTTATATAGACAAAGATCAATTAAAATTATCGTACAAAAATAATACAGCTATAGCCTTGTATCCTATTGAAATAGATGCATTTGGAAATAAAGACAGAACACTCTATCAGTTTGTAAAAACAAAAGACAGTTCTGAAATAACAGGAATGTTTTTATCCTGTGACGGACAAGTAAGCAACATTGAGTTTACTAAAGATCAAACCCAAGACTAA
- the sufD gene encoding Fe-S cluster assembly protein SufD — protein sequence MELKDKLVSSFMAFENTVDVDAPVHDLRNEAIKIFEDQGFPSKRDENWKYTSLNSLLKTDYSVFPKQENAIEYRDVKKYFIHDIDCYNLVFIDGKFSSNLSQTTHDSIDVCLMSSALNKPKYQLITENYFNKVASKDGISSLNTAFSKEGAYIHIPKNKLVEKPIQIINFSTGNESALMLQPRNLIVVDENSHVQIIERHQSLTDNPVLTNSVTEIFANKRAIVDYYKIQNDKQTASLIDNTSINQKRESHVSVHTFSFGGKLTRNNLNFYQNGQHMDSTLNGVTIIGDNQHVDHNTLVHHIEPNCESHQDYKGIFSDKSTGVFNGKVIVNKEAQKTNAFQSNNNILLSDKASINSKPQLEIFADDVKCSHGCTIGQLDESAMFYMRSRGIPEKEAKALLMFAFSNNVLDSVKIPEIKQRITKIIANKLGVSLGFDL from the coding sequence ATGGAATTAAAAGATAAATTAGTATCGTCATTTATGGCTTTTGAAAATACAGTAGATGTAGATGCTCCTGTGCACGATTTACGTAATGAAGCGATAAAGATTTTTGAAGATCAAGGCTTTCCGTCAAAGCGTGATGAAAATTGGAAATACACATCTTTAAATAGCCTATTAAAAACAGATTACAGTGTTTTTCCGAAGCAAGAAAACGCCATAGAGTATAGAGATGTAAAAAAGTATTTTATCCACGATATAGATTGCTACAACTTAGTGTTTATAGATGGTAAATTCTCCTCAAACCTTTCACAAACAACACACGATAGTATTGATGTATGCTTGATGTCATCTGCATTGAACAAGCCAAAATATCAACTTATTACTGAGAACTATTTTAATAAAGTGGCTTCAAAAGATGGGATTTCATCTTTAAATACTGCATTCTCAAAAGAAGGTGCATATATTCATATTCCGAAGAACAAACTAGTAGAGAAACCAATTCAAATCATTAATTTCTCAACCGGAAATGAGTCTGCTTTAATGTTACAACCACGTAACCTAATTGTAGTAGATGAGAATTCACATGTGCAAATTATAGAACGTCACCAAAGTTTGACAGATAATCCTGTTTTAACAAATAGCGTTACCGAAATATTTGCCAATAAAAGAGCGATTGTAGATTACTATAAAATTCAAAATGATAAGCAAACTGCTTCATTAATTGACAATACGAGTATCAATCAAAAAAGAGAAAGTCATGTATCTGTACATACGTTTTCTTTTGGAGGAAAATTAACGAGAAATAATCTCAATTTCTACCAAAACGGTCAACACATGGATTCTACCTTAAATGGTGTGACCATTATTGGTGATAACCAACATGTAGATCACAATACATTGGTGCATCATATTGAGCCAAATTGTGAAAGCCATCAAGATTACAAAGGTATTTTTTCAGATAAATCTACAGGTGTGTTCAATGGTAAGGTTATCGTGAACAAAGAAGCACAAAAAACCAATGCGTTTCAATCTAATAATAACATTTTATTAAGCGATAAAGCCTCGATAAATAGCAAGCCTCAATTAGAGATCTTTGCAGATGATGTAAAATGCTCTCACGGTTGTACCATTGGTCAACTAGACGAAAGTGCTATGTTTTACATGCGCTCGCGTGGTATTCCAGAAAAAGAAGCAAAAGCCCTTTTAATGTTTGCGTTTAGTAATAACGTTTTAGATTCAGTAAAAATTCCTGAAATTAAGCAACGCATCACAAAGATTATTGCGAATAAATTGGGTGTTAGTCTTGGGTTTGATCTTTAG
- the sufC gene encoding Fe-S cluster assembly ATPase SufC: protein MLEIKDLHASVEDKSILNGINLNVKAGEVHAIMGPNGSGKSTLASVIAGKEEYEVDKGQILLNGEDIEELSAEERAHKGVFLSFQYPVEIPGVSVTNFMKTAINETRKAKGLEDMPAKDMLKMIREKAELLEIDRKFLSRSLNQGFSGGEKKRNEIFQMAMLEPKLAILDETDSGLDIDALRIVANGVNKLKSKDNAVIVITHYQRLLDHIVPDFVHVLYNGKIVKSGGKELAHQLEEKGYDWIKEEVNA from the coding sequence ATGTTAGAAATAAAAGATTTGCACGCAAGTGTCGAAGATAAAAGTATTTTAAACGGTATCAACCTAAATGTAAAAGCTGGAGAGGTTCATGCTATCATGGGACCTAATGGCTCTGGAAAAAGTACGTTGGCATCTGTTATTGCAGGGAAAGAAGAGTATGAAGTAGATAAAGGACAGATTCTCTTAAACGGAGAAGATATCGAGGAATTATCTGCGGAAGAACGCGCACACAAAGGTGTATTCTTATCATTTCAATATCCTGTAGAGATTCCAGGAGTTAGTGTGACTAACTTTATGAAAACAGCTATCAACGAAACTAGAAAAGCTAAAGGATTGGAAGACATGCCCGCAAAGGATATGTTAAAAATGATCAGAGAGAAAGCAGAACTTTTAGAAATTGACCGTAAGTTCTTATCCCGATCACTTAACCAAGGATTTTCTGGAGGAGAGAAAAAGCGTAATGAAATTTTCCAAATGGCAATGTTAGAGCCAAAATTGGCAATTTTAGATGAAACCGATTCTGGACTTGATATTGATGCGTTGCGTATCGTTGCAAACGGAGTTAACAAGCTTAAAAGTAAGGATAATGCTGTTATTGTAATAACGCACTATCAACGTTTGTTAGATCATATCGTACCAGATTTTGTTCACGTATTGTACAATGGTAAAATTGTAAAATCTGGAGGTAAAGAATTAGCACATCAGCTAGAAGAAAAAGGTTACGATTGGATTAAAGAAGAAGTGAACGCTTAA
- the sufB gene encoding Fe-S cluster assembly protein SufB: MSKYTEDDLREELKTKEYEYGFYTDIESETFPIGLNEDIVRAISKKKQEPEWMTEWRLEAFKAWKEMAEPEWANVKYKKPDFQAIAYYSAPTKIDPNKTLDDVDPDLLAMYKKLGISVDEQKKMNNVAMDIVVDSVSVATTFKKTLGEKGIIFMSISEAIKEHPELVKKHLGTVVPQKDNFYAALNSAVFSDGSFCYIPKGVRCPMELSTYFRINQAGTGQFERTLVVADEGSYVSYLEGCTAPSRDENQLHAAVVELIALDDAEIKYSTVQNWYPGNAEGKGGVYNFVTKRGLCEKNAKISWTQVETGSAVTWKYPSCILKGDNSVGEFYSIAVTNNHQQADTGTKMIHLGKNTRSTIISKGISAGKSQNSYRGLVQISSRADNARNFSQCDSLLMGNECGAHTFPYIEAKNKSAQIEHEATTSKIGEDQIFYCNQRGIDTEKAIALIVNGFSKEVLNKLPMEFAVEAQKLLEISLEGSVG; the protein is encoded by the coding sequence ATGTCAAAATATACTGAAGATGATTTAAGGGAAGAATTAAAAACCAAAGAGTACGAATATGGTTTTTATACTGACATTGAATCTGAAACATTTCCAATTGGTTTAAATGAAGACATCGTTCGCGCTATTTCCAAAAAGAAACAAGAGCCAGAATGGATGACAGAGTGGCGATTGGAAGCTTTCAAGGCTTGGAAAGAGATGGCTGAGCCTGAATGGGCGAATGTAAAATATAAAAAACCAGATTTTCAAGCGATTGCCTATTATTCTGCTCCCACAAAAATAGATCCCAATAAAACTTTAGACGATGTCGATCCAGATTTGTTAGCGATGTACAAAAAGCTGGGTATTTCGGTTGATGAACAAAAAAAGATGAATAATGTGGCGATGGATATCGTTGTAGATTCCGTTTCTGTAGCAACAACCTTTAAAAAGACTTTAGGTGAAAAGGGAATCATTTTTATGAGTATTTCTGAAGCCATTAAAGAACATCCAGAATTAGTTAAAAAACACTTAGGTACCGTTGTTCCGCAGAAAGATAATTTCTACGCTGCATTAAACAGTGCAGTTTTTAGTGATGGTAGCTTTTGCTATATCCCAAAAGGTGTGCGTTGCCCAATGGAGCTTTCAACCTATTTTAGAATCAATCAAGCTGGAACTGGTCAATTTGAAAGAACATTGGTAGTTGCAGACGAAGGTAGTTATGTCTCCTACCTTGAAGGTTGTACAGCACCAAGTCGTGATGAAAATCAATTACACGCAGCAGTAGTAGAATTAATTGCTTTGGATGATGCAGAGATAAAATACTCTACAGTTCAAAACTGGTATCCAGGAAATGCCGAAGGTAAAGGCGGAGTTTACAATTTTGTAACTAAAAGAGGTTTGTGTGAGAAAAATGCAAAAATCTCTTGGACCCAAGTAGAAACAGGAAGTGCTGTTACTTGGAAATATCCATCATGTATTTTGAAAGGTGATAACTCTGTAGGTGAGTTTTATTCAATTGCTGTGACCAACAATCACCAGCAGGCAGATACAGGTACCAAAATGATTCACTTGGGTAAAAATACCAGATCAACAATTATATCAAAAGGAATTTCCGCAGGAAAATCCCAAAATTCATATAGAGGGTTAGTGCAAATAAGCTCACGAGCAGATAACGCTCGTAACTTTTCACAATGTGATAGTTTGTTAATGGGCAATGAATGTGGTGCACATACATTCCCGTATATAGAAGCAAAAAATAAATCGGCTCAAATAGAGCACGAGGCAACAACCAGTAAAATTGGTGAAGATCAAATTTTCTATTGTAATCAAAGGGGGATTGACACTGAAAAAGCAATCGCTTTAATCGTAAACGGATTCAGTAAAGAAGTACTTAACAAATTACCTATGGAATTTGCTGTAGAAGCACAAAAGCTGCTGGAGATTAGTTTAGAAGGCTCTGTAGGGTAA
- a CDS encoding HesB/IscA family protein produces the protein MIKVSETAKKKVIELMKDDGFNTTTDFVRVGVKSGGCSGLSYDLKFDNEQKDDDKIFEDNGVKIIVDKKSFLYLIGTTLEYSGGLNGAGFVFNNPNANRTCGCGESFSL, from the coding sequence ATGATAAAAGTATCAGAAACAGCTAAAAAGAAGGTCATTGAATTAATGAAAGATGATGGCTTCAACACAACTACCGACTTTGTTAGAGTGGGTGTTAAAAGTGGTGGATGCTCTGGTCTATCTTATGATTTAAAGTTTGATAATGAGCAAAAGGACGATGATAAGATTTTTGAAGACAATGGTGTAAAAATCATTGTTGATAAGAAAAGCTTTTTGTACCTTATTGGAACTACCTTAGAGTATTCGGGAGGTCTAAATGGTGCAGGGTTCGTTTTCAACAATCCTAATGCTAATAGAACTTGTGGTTGCGGAGAATCATTCTCGCTATAA